The following coding sequences are from one Nicotiana tabacum cultivar K326 chromosome 1, ASM71507v2, whole genome shotgun sequence window:
- the LOC142163206 gene encoding uncharacterized protein LOC142163206 encodes MSSGGAGVRVQGGKGGKKASKMRIGSWNIGTLTGKSIELGKIIQKRKINIVCVQETRWKGTRAQNADRFKLWYSESVRGKNGIGLDQEVKKQFWEDLDEMVRSTPHTENLFIGGDFNGHIGDSARGYDNVHGGYGFGDRNEGANSSFPKRGRAPGHFPKFNGQDLD; translated from the exons atgtcctcgggtggggctGGGGTTAGGGTCCAGGGTGGGAAGGGGGGTAAGAAAGCCTCTAAGATGAGAATTGGGTCTTGGAACATTGGGACGTTGACGGGAAAGTCTATAGAGTTAGGTAAGattattcaaaagaggaagatCAATATAGTGTGTGTTCAGGAGACTAGATGGAAGGGTACTAGGGCACAAAATGCAGATAGGTTTAAACTATGGTACTCAGAGAGCGTTAGGGGTAAGAATGGGATAG GTTTGGACCAGGAGGTCAAGAAGCAATTCTGGGAAGATTTGGACGAGATGGTGCGTAGTACCCCGCACACAGAGAATTTGTTCATTGgcggagatttcaatggtcatattggggaTAGTGCTAGGGGTTATGATAATGTGCATGGCGGATACGGTTTTGGGGATAGGAATGAGGGAG ctaaCTCGAGTTTTCCGAAGAGGGGAAGAGCACCTGGtcactttccgaaattcaatggGCAAGACTTAGATTGA